The segment CGGAGAACAGCGGGTTTCCTTACGCTGCTGTCCAGATTGATTCCCTTCGTCTCTACAATGACTCCATCAGTGGGGTACTGCGGGTAGTACGAGGTCCTTTGATGTTGATTGACTCGGTGCAGATCATCGGCAGCAGCCGCATACAGTTGCGTACTCTGTACCGCTACACCCAACTGGCACCCGGACAACCGTACTCTCTGCAGCGCATTGAAGCGGCCATGCGAGCCCTCGGGCAGTTGCCGTTTGTGCGCATCACAGGTGAGCCGCAGGCGTTGTTTGCGAAAAATCAGGCGCGGGTGTATTTCTTCCTGGACGAGAAAAAAGCAAACCAGTTTGACGGCATCATCGGGTTTCTGCCCGACCCCAACTCCTCAGAGGCCAAATTGTTGATTACTGGCGAAGTGAACCTGCAGGTGCGCAACCTGCGGGGCAGCGGCAAGCAAATTGGTTTGCACTGGCGCAAAGTGGAGCGCAACTCGCAGCTCCTGGATGTGGAATACCGCCATCCGCACTTTTTCAACTCGCCCTTTGAGGTGGCCGGGTTGTTCCATCTCTACAAGCAAGATACCTCTTTCCTGAACTTACGCCCGCGCTTGGAGATTGCCTATCCGTTGTCCACTACCAGCCGCATCACGTTCTTCGCCGAGGTGGTGAGTTCACAGCTGCTCTCCCCGGAGGCCCTGCGGCAGCGAAGGTCTGATTCATCTGCCATTGACGCCAACTTCACCTCTTATGGGGTGTCTTACGGTTGGGGTAATTTAGATGACCTGTACTTCCCGCGCCGGGGTACCCAAGCCTTTTTCCAAGGCGCTGTGGGGAATAAACGGGTGCAGCGCAACGCGCGGGTAGAGGCCAGTTACTATGACACCCTGCAGATGAAAACCTCGCAGCTTTCCCTCTCTGGACGGGTGGAACGCTACTGGCCTGTCACTAAAAATGGGGTGGTGCTCACGCGCCTGCGCGCCGAGGCTTTAGTGAACCAGCGACTGTACTTGAATGAATTGTACCGGTTAGGCGGACTTGCCACGCTCCGGGGCTTTGACGATTACGCCTTTTAT is part of the Rufibacter tibetensis genome and harbors:
- a CDS encoding BamA/OMP85 family outer membrane protein, translated to MKRRSSSRLYQKNGWQRYAILGLFLGLLLWCHVGQTQDRKVVVKVLSPDPDAVKIWQRLQPKFSARDSVGLQQDLRGWLARVQEEGYLTASIDSMRLQKDSLWLHVYVGRPYNWASLQNGNVGEGLLEKVGFREKLYSGQPFRPAEFARLQQSLLREAENSGFPYAAVQIDSLRLYNDSISGVLRVVRGPLMLIDSVQIIGSSRIQLRTLYRYTQLAPGQPYSLQRIEAAMRALGQLPFVRITGEPQALFAKNQARVYFFLDEKKANQFDGIIGFLPDPNSSEAKLLITGEVNLQVRNLRGSGKQIGLHWRKVERNSQLLDVEYRHPHFFNSPFEVAGLFHLYKQDTSFLNLRPRLEIAYPLSTTSRITFFAEVVSSQLLSPEALRQRRSDSSAIDANFTSYGVSYGWGNLDDLYFPRRGTQAFFQGAVGNKRVQRNARVEASYYDTLQMKTSQLSLSGRVERYWPVTKNGVVLTRLRAEALVNQRLYLNELYRLGGLATLRGFDDYAFYASSYAISTLEYRQYTGQDSYVFLLYDQGYLRRDLKNEKNIQWASGVGGGISFSTGAGVFQLVYSVGRTSQEAFSLQRGKIHFGITGRF